One window from the genome of Ailuropoda melanoleuca isolate Jingjing chromosome 5, ASM200744v2, whole genome shotgun sequence encodes:
- the EPB42 gene encoding erythrocyte membrane protein band 4.2 isoform X2: MKVPLSFSLRTDSERQHRATVQDRHFLWSSREVWPAAMGQALGIKNCDFQAAKNNEEHHTKAISSRHLIVRRGQPFTIILHFQAPVYAFTSTLKKVALIAQTGEHPSKANKTQAIFPISCLGDQKWWNAAVEDREDQSWTISVTAPTDAIIGRYSLLLQVLGKKQLLLGQFTLLFNPWAREDAVFLKKESQRREYVLNQNGLIYLGTANCFHEEPWDFGQFESSVIDLSLGLLSMDKQVEEWGNPEHVAHILGTLLHALKMKSVLPTPQSAAAQEGGLLNKRRGSVPILRQWITGQGRPVYESQAWVFAAVACTVLRCLGIPARVITTFASAQGTGGRLSVDEYYNEEGLQNGEGQRGRIWIFQTSTECWMTRPALPPGYDGWQTLYPRVPSGGGVLGSCDLVPVKAVKEGTLSLTPGVSELFATVNASCVVWKCREDGALELTNSNTKYVGNNISTKGVGSNRCEDITQNYKYPEGSLQEKEVLEKVQEERMRHEKDSGIHPPSLKTTEPLYMFLKAPSSLNLGGNAQFSVSLANPSDQKKAVQLAFGLQAIYYNGILAAELWKKKLSLMLDANKGEEIPEELSFFHFEQSPPENSFLRLTVMATATHSEPSLSCFAQEDITICRPHLTIEMPETTEQYQLLKASVSLHNFLHDPMKDCVISLFGKGLIYRERRYRLASVWPGNTLYTEFQFTPTQVGLQRLTVEMDCDMFQNVTNYRDVTVKAPELPA; the protein is encoded by the exons ATGAAAGTACCTCTATCATTTTCTCTCAGGACAGATTCAGAAAGGCAGCACAGAGCAACAGTTCAAGACAGGCATTTTTTGTGGTCGAGCAGAGAAGTGTGGCCTGCAGCCATGGGACAGG CCCTGGGGATCAAGAACTGTGACTTCCAGGCAGCAAAAAACAATGAGGAGCACCATACGAAGGCCATCAGCTCCCGGCACCTCATTGTGAGGAGAGGGCAGCCCTTCACCATCATCCTGCACTTCCAGGCTCCAGTCTATGCATTTACATCCACCCTGAAAAAGGTAGCCCTCATTGCACAAACTG GAGAGCACCCTTCCAAGGCCAACAAGACCCAAGCCATATTCCCAATTTCCTGTTTGGGGGATCAGAAGTGGTGGAATGCAGCAGTGGAAGACAGAGAAGACCAGTCCTGGACCATCTCTGTAACCGCACCCACAGACGCCATTATTGGCCGCTACTCGCTCCTGCTGCAGGTCTTGGGCAAGAAGCAACTCCTCCTAGGCCAGTTCACACTGCTTTTTAACCCTTGGGCTCGAG AGGATGCTGTGTTCCTGAAGAAGGAGTCTCAACGCAGGGAGTACGTGTTGAACCAGAACGGCCTCATCTACCTGGGTACAGCTAACTGTTTCCATGAAGAGCCCTGGGACTTTGGCCAG TTTGAGAGCAGTGTCATCGACCTCAGCCTGGGCTTACTGAGCATGGACAAGCAGGTGGAGGAGTGGGGCAACCCTGAGCATGTGGCCCACATTTTGGGCACCTTG CTGCATGCTCTCAAGATGAAGAGCGTCCTGCCCACCCCACAGTCTGCTGCCGCCCAGGAAGGCGGCCTGCTGAACAAGCGCCGGGGCAGCGTGCCCATCCTGCGGCAGTGGATCACAGGCCAAGGGCGGCCGGTGTATGAGAGTCAGGCCTGGGTGTTCGCCGCAGTTGCCTGCACAG TGCTGCGATGCCTGGGAATCCCTGCCCGCGTCATTACCACATTCGCCTCAGCCCAGGGAACCGGCGGACGCTTGTCTGTAGACGAATACTACAATGAGGAGGGCCTTCAGAACGGAGAAGGCCAAAGAGGCAGAATCTG GATCTTCCAGACTTCCACGGAGTGCTGGATGACCCGGCCTGCTTTGCCCCCAGGTTATGACGGATGGCAGACTCTGTATCCACGTGTTCCCAGTGGAGGTGGAG tcctggggtcctgtgatcTGGTCCCTGTCAAAGCAGTCAAGGAGGGGACCCTAAGCCTGACCCCTGGAGTATCAGAACTTTTTGCCACAGTAAATGCCTCATGTGTGGTCTGGAAGTGTCGTGAGGATGGCGCACTGGAGCTGACCAACTCCAACACTAAGTATGTTGGCAACAACATTAGCACCAAGGGTGTGGGCAGCAACCGCTGTGAGGACATCACTCAGAACTACAAGTATCCTGAAG GATCTCTTCAAGAAAAAGAGGTGCTGGAGAAAGTCCAGGAAGAAAGAATGCGACATGAAAAAGACAGTGGCATCCATCCTCCCAGTCTCAAGACTACTGAGCCTCTGTACATGTTCTTGAAAGCACCCAGCTCCCTAAACCTCGGAGGGAATGCCCAGTTCTCAGTGAGCCTGGCTAACCCCAGTGACCAGAAGAAGGCAGTGCAGCTGGCATTTGGGTTGCAGGCAATATACTACAATGGCATCCTTGCTGCTGAGCTCTGGAAGAAGAAGCTGTCCCTTATGCTTGATGCCAACAAGG GTGAGGAAATCCCTGAAGAGCTGTCCTTCTTCCATTTTGAGCAAAGCCCACCAGAGAACAGCTTCCTCAGACTCACCGTCATGGCCACGGCAACGCACTCTGAGCCCAGCCTTAGCTGCTTTGCTCAGGAAGACATCACCATTTGTAGACCACACCTTACCATTGAG ATGCCAGAGACAACAGAGCAATATCAACTTCTTAAGGCTTCAGTCAGCCTCCATAACTTCCTACATGATCCCATGAAGGACTGTGTGATCTCCCTCTTTGGAAAGGGGCTCATTTACAGAGAGAGGAGGTACAG attAGCTTCTGTGTGGCCCGGAAACACCTTGTACACCGAATTCCAGTTCACGCCGACACAGGTGGGGCTCCAGAGGCTCACTGTGGAAATGGACTGTGATATGTTCCAGAACGTAACCAACTACAGAGATGTCACTGTGAAAGCCCCTGAACTGCCTGCTTAA
- the EPB42 gene encoding erythrocyte membrane protein band 4.2 isoform X1, producing the protein MKVPLSFSLRTDSERQHRATVQDRHFLWSSREVWPAAMGQALGIKNCDFQAAKNNEEHHTKAISSRHLIVRRGQPFTIILHFQAPVYAFTSTLKKVALIAQTGEHPSKANKTQAIFPISCLGDQKWWNAAVEDREDQSWTISVTAPTDAIIGRYSLLLQVLGKKQLLLGQFTLLFNPWAREDAVFLKKESQRREYVLNQNGLIYLGTANCFHEEPWDFGQFESSVIDLSLGLLSMDKQVEEWGNPEHVAHILGTLLHALKMKSVLPTPQSAAAQEGGLLNKRRGSVPILRQWITGQGRPVYESQAWVFAAVACTVLRCLGIPARVITTFASAQGTGGRLSVDEYYNEEGLQNGEGQRGRIWIFQTSTECWMTRPALPPGYDGWQTLYPRVPSGGGVLGSCDLVPVKAVKEGTLSLTPGVSELFATVNASCVVWKCREDGALELTNSNTKYVGNNISTKGVGSNRCEDITQNYKYPEGSLQEKEVLEKVQEERMRHEKDSGIHPPSLKTTEPLYMFLKAPSSLNLGGNAQFSVSLANPSDQKKAVQLAFGLQAIYYNGILAAELWKKKLSLMLDANKVPGEEIPEELSFFHFEQSPPENSFLRLTVMATATHSEPSLSCFAQEDITICRPHLTIEMPETTEQYQLLKASVSLHNFLHDPMKDCVISLFGKGLIYRERRYRLASVWPGNTLYTEFQFTPTQVGLQRLTVEMDCDMFQNVTNYRDVTVKAPELPA; encoded by the exons ATGAAAGTACCTCTATCATTTTCTCTCAGGACAGATTCAGAAAGGCAGCACAGAGCAACAGTTCAAGACAGGCATTTTTTGTGGTCGAGCAGAGAAGTGTGGCCTGCAGCCATGGGACAGG CCCTGGGGATCAAGAACTGTGACTTCCAGGCAGCAAAAAACAATGAGGAGCACCATACGAAGGCCATCAGCTCCCGGCACCTCATTGTGAGGAGAGGGCAGCCCTTCACCATCATCCTGCACTTCCAGGCTCCAGTCTATGCATTTACATCCACCCTGAAAAAGGTAGCCCTCATTGCACAAACTG GAGAGCACCCTTCCAAGGCCAACAAGACCCAAGCCATATTCCCAATTTCCTGTTTGGGGGATCAGAAGTGGTGGAATGCAGCAGTGGAAGACAGAGAAGACCAGTCCTGGACCATCTCTGTAACCGCACCCACAGACGCCATTATTGGCCGCTACTCGCTCCTGCTGCAGGTCTTGGGCAAGAAGCAACTCCTCCTAGGCCAGTTCACACTGCTTTTTAACCCTTGGGCTCGAG AGGATGCTGTGTTCCTGAAGAAGGAGTCTCAACGCAGGGAGTACGTGTTGAACCAGAACGGCCTCATCTACCTGGGTACAGCTAACTGTTTCCATGAAGAGCCCTGGGACTTTGGCCAG TTTGAGAGCAGTGTCATCGACCTCAGCCTGGGCTTACTGAGCATGGACAAGCAGGTGGAGGAGTGGGGCAACCCTGAGCATGTGGCCCACATTTTGGGCACCTTG CTGCATGCTCTCAAGATGAAGAGCGTCCTGCCCACCCCACAGTCTGCTGCCGCCCAGGAAGGCGGCCTGCTGAACAAGCGCCGGGGCAGCGTGCCCATCCTGCGGCAGTGGATCACAGGCCAAGGGCGGCCGGTGTATGAGAGTCAGGCCTGGGTGTTCGCCGCAGTTGCCTGCACAG TGCTGCGATGCCTGGGAATCCCTGCCCGCGTCATTACCACATTCGCCTCAGCCCAGGGAACCGGCGGACGCTTGTCTGTAGACGAATACTACAATGAGGAGGGCCTTCAGAACGGAGAAGGCCAAAGAGGCAGAATCTG GATCTTCCAGACTTCCACGGAGTGCTGGATGACCCGGCCTGCTTTGCCCCCAGGTTATGACGGATGGCAGACTCTGTATCCACGTGTTCCCAGTGGAGGTGGAG tcctggggtcctgtgatcTGGTCCCTGTCAAAGCAGTCAAGGAGGGGACCCTAAGCCTGACCCCTGGAGTATCAGAACTTTTTGCCACAGTAAATGCCTCATGTGTGGTCTGGAAGTGTCGTGAGGATGGCGCACTGGAGCTGACCAACTCCAACACTAAGTATGTTGGCAACAACATTAGCACCAAGGGTGTGGGCAGCAACCGCTGTGAGGACATCACTCAGAACTACAAGTATCCTGAAG GATCTCTTCAAGAAAAAGAGGTGCTGGAGAAAGTCCAGGAAGAAAGAATGCGACATGAAAAAGACAGTGGCATCCATCCTCCCAGTCTCAAGACTACTGAGCCTCTGTACATGTTCTTGAAAGCACCCAGCTCCCTAAACCTCGGAGGGAATGCCCAGTTCTCAGTGAGCCTGGCTAACCCCAGTGACCAGAAGAAGGCAGTGCAGCTGGCATTTGGGTTGCAGGCAATATACTACAATGGCATCCTTGCTGCTGAGCTCTGGAAGAAGAAGCTGTCCCTTATGCTTGATGCCAACAAGG TTCCAGGTGAGGAAATCCCTGAAGAGCTGTCCTTCTTCCATTTTGAGCAAAGCCCACCAGAGAACAGCTTCCTCAGACTCACCGTCATGGCCACGGCAACGCACTCTGAGCCCAGCCTTAGCTGCTTTGCTCAGGAAGACATCACCATTTGTAGACCACACCTTACCATTGAG ATGCCAGAGACAACAGAGCAATATCAACTTCTTAAGGCTTCAGTCAGCCTCCATAACTTCCTACATGATCCCATGAAGGACTGTGTGATCTCCCTCTTTGGAAAGGGGCTCATTTACAGAGAGAGGAGGTACAG attAGCTTCTGTGTGGCCCGGAAACACCTTGTACACCGAATTCCAGTTCACGCCGACACAGGTGGGGCTCCAGAGGCTCACTGTGGAAATGGACTGTGATATGTTCCAGAACGTAACCAACTACAGAGATGTCACTGTGAAAGCCCCTGAACTGCCTGCTTAA